TCGTGATCGTGCGGGCTGGCATTGGCGGCGACTCGAAGAATCGCAACGGCTCGGTCCCACTGCCCCTTATCAGAAAATACTTCAGCGAGCTGTTCGGCGAAGTCGGGGTCCTGTTGAGCCAACTGTTGCAAACGACGCAGCTTCAAGTCCGCATCAGTCTTGCGAGCGGCAGCGTGGTTTGCCGGTGAAGCCGCGACGCGAAATTCCGCTGGCAGGTGGATGTAGCTGACGTCGTCTCCGGTTTGTGAAACCACCAGACAATGCGGCAGGTCTTCTTCCAGTCGCGACAGCCCTTTCGTTGTGACCTGAGAATCAATCAGGTTCAGCCCGCGAAGTTTTGTCAGCGGCTTCAACTGAATGACGCCGGCATCCGTCACTTTTGTGTGATGCAACAGCAGGTAGTTCAGCTCTGTCAATCCGCGTAGTGACGTCAATGCGGCATCAGAAATCTGAGTCCGGCCGAGGTCCAATATTTTCAGTTTGTCCAGGGCCGCGATGTGTTGAACGCCGTCGTCCGTGATCGCGGTGCCTTTCAGTTTCAGTGACTGCAGCGACGTGAGTTCGGCGATTTGCTTCAGCACAAAATCGTTGATGTCTGTGCCGGTCAGGTCCAATTCAGAAACCCCGGAAAACAAAGGCAGTAGTTCCGCGTGTGAATGGTTGAATGGCGTGAACGCCAGGTCCAGGGTCCGAACGTTGCCATCAAAATCGCGATCAATTTTTGCACCGAGTGACGTGAGGATCTCAGTCGCTTCTTCCAGCGTGGGAGGCATCACCGGGTTCAGGCGTGACGTATCGCCTTTAGTTTCCGCCATGGCGACCTTGTCCGACCGCGTTTCAACCGGGCGACTCGCAGAAGGTTGCGAATCTGCTGGCGGGGCAGGGACGGTGGAAAGGTCGAATTCGCTGCTGGCGACGGGCTCCGGAAACTGGTCCGCGTCGGTAGATTGCGGTGTCAGCGATGTCGAGCCATCAGCGACTGATGGCGAACCGTGTCCGACGTTTTGCGAGCGGCTGCGTGAGGCAGACCAGCTGTTGTGCTGCCCGGTCACGGTCCCGTGGGAACCGGTTTGGCATCCCGCAGAGTAACAGCAGACGACACTCAAAAGAGTGGCCGTGGCTAGTCGCTGAGTGTAAGTGCGTGCTGCTTCTGAAATGAATGGCGCGTTCATCGAGCCGACTCCGTTCGATGCTGATCAATGTTGCATGTTCATCTGCTGACATCATTCAGCAGGTAGAAAAGATTTGGCCCAACGGTTTGAGAATCGGACGTCTTTCGGCGAAAACCGCAACACGTTCGCGGCATTCTGTCGGGAACTGCCTTTCGAGCGTCGGTCGTCCGTCGAATACCGAATGGTGCAATCCGTTTTGATAGGCGGATGATGCCGATTGACGGGTTCAGAGTGGACTCTTAGGGGCGACCAATGGACTATTCCGCATGTGCAGCCGGCGCATCGGTTACAAGCCGAAGAATCCGCGGTTGTGCTGCGGTCACTACATCAGGTTTCTGCTACCTAAGAGGGTAATTGAAACGGCAAAAACGTTTGTCGACAAAAGTGAACGCCATCTGACGAGGCCTTTCGACTTATGTTTCCAAAGTCAGTCAGGCGGCTCCACTCCAGGGTAGTCTGCGGTCTGCACATGAGGCCATGTGCCCAGCTTCCTTGCTCATGCCGTTACCTGCATTGGTGATCGGCTGACACGAGACAATGTCCATGCCTACAAAATCACTTCTTCAATGCTCTGCCTCTGGCGCCTCGCATGCCTGTCGACCGACCGGTGTCGCGTTCGCTTTGTGTGCTGTTCTGTTTTGCACGCCGCTAGCTGCGCGCGCAGCCGACGATGATTCGACCGGTCCGGCAACGGCACTTCTGACTGGCATCGAAATTGAAACGGTTACGATTGATGAAGACGTCCCACTGGGCGCAGTCGTACTCCACGAATGGCGCAGCGCGCAAGGCTACACTGATTTTCAGATAGAATCGGGCAACGAAGACGCAATTTTCTGCATTGATCCTCATACCGGACGTCTGCTGGTTGCCAGTGACGGCGAGCTGGATTTTGAACAGCGGGCCGAATACATCGTAGTCGTGTCTGCTCGCGAACAGAGCAGCAAAGCCATTGCGTTTGAAGACGATTTCGAAGCATCTTTGCTGGATGCCGGTCTGGCCCCGCGACAGCTTGAACGACTACGCAACCGTCGTCGCGAACTTCACGTAGTGGTGATGCTGCGCGACGTTAATGAGCCGCCAATTGTACAAAACGCACGCTTCGAAATTCCGGAGTCCGCGACGAATGGCGATGTGATAGGGCAGGTGTTGGCGGCCGACCCAGACAGCGACGATTCATTGCATTATTCAGTGAAGCTTGGTGGCTTTGCTGAGCCCGCTGTAACGATTGATGAGACAACAGGGCGCATTGTGGTCGCGGATGCGACGCAGTTCGACTTCGAACAGGTCCAGAACCATTCACTGACTGTTCAGGTCCGCGATTCTTCTGGACATGTCGTCTCGGCAGCCGTCGAAGTGGCCGTGAAAGATGTCAATGAGCCGCCAGTCTTAGCTCCGATGGACCTGCATGCAACGGTCACCTCAGCCGGCACTTCTCCCGTGGGAGCGATTGTCGTTCATGATGACGACGGTCAAAACACACTCGCCTTCGACCTGCTGGACGATCCAACCAACGGCGGATTTTCTATCGACAGCCGAACGGGCGTCATGTCGGTGGCTGATGCGTCGCTGCTGCAGGCGTTTGATGGATCAAACTGTTCGCTCACCGTAAATGTTTGGGACGACGCCTGCAACTGCCTGACTGTGACGTTTGACGTACAGATTGATCTGCCCACGCCAATACCGTTGCCGGCACAACTTGCAGACGGAGACACAGACCCAAGTCACGCAGCCGAACAACATGCCGAAACCACTCCACAAATCAGCCTGCTAAGCACAGCCCAGGATGTGTTGTCTTCGCTGTCGATTGTCACCGGATTGGTTTGGGTCTTTGCCGTCCTGGTCGTGCGAGGACAGCGTCATCAGCCTAAGCTGACGAATGATTGTTACCCATCGACCTCCATCGACAAGGCGAACGATTCAGCGTCTGCAGACGTTCAGGAAGCCGACGAGCTGTCAGAATCGACGACTGTTGCAGGCGTTCTGCAAGCTTGCGATCCGAACGAGGTTGTTGTCTGCGAAAGTGAGTTCGCACTAGAAGATTCAACGCTATCCGGCCCTGACCGAGACGATGCTTCCTCGAACACCGGCGAGCCCGATGCGGGAGCATTCGTCGCGAGCGCACCCGGCAAGAACACGGTAGCGGACAGGGGGACGCGGAATGAGAAGAGTATTGCGTCACCAGTTTCAAAAACAGAACAAACATCAGGCAGCGCCTACCGCGACAACGCACCAACGATTGCTCCGGATCCCACGTCGGACTGGTTGGCGACGATGCCTTCAACAGAATCCAGCGATTTCCCCGCGTCGATGTCGCAGACAGTGGTGGCAGACCGAAAGGTGGCGGCGGACAACGACGCAACAGCGGAACTCAACGACTCCACTTTATTAGAGCTGTTGGAAGCATCGCGAATCTATGCAGAGAATGAGCCAGCCGCCGAACCGTCATCAACTTATGTGGAAGACTCGTTCGACGCAGCCAGCAACACAGTGGAGGCCGCCGATATGGATCGCCCCACTGATGCAACGCCTGCGGCGGACAGTGAGTTTCCCTACGCTGAACTGTCCGACACTTTGAAGCAGCTTGTGCGCCCCGAAGCCATGCAAAAGGTGCCCACAGAATTCGATGTCGGTAGTGAAGATCCTTCGCCGGATTACCAGTCGTCTGCAGCTACGGAGACCACCTTCGAAGATGTGAGCGAGCACTCAACGGCTTTCGAAGCTGTTCCCCACGAGACACCGGCTTCCGAGTATGAGGTGGAGTCGGGAGATTCAATCGAAGATTGTGACCGAGCCGTTCGCGAACATCTGGCCGCGTTGTTCCGACGCGTGAATGGCGACGACGATGCGGACTCAGCCGCTGGTTCAAGCGTATCTGAAGGTGCCTCTTCACCAGCCGCTGCGGCAGCTGCGTCGCCTGACAACCGTGCTCACGCCACGAGCGGAGACGAACCGGCGCCGCTGATTGATGGCATCAACGAAGAGTCGCGCAGAGTGCCTCGTGAGCTACTGCGTAACAACACGGCACTGTTTCGGGAACTTTCGAAACGTTCAGCCGACGCCGCCATTTCGACCGCCAGCCACCGTCGATCGCAGCTTGCTACAAAACCTCGCCTTGTTTTTATGGGGCTGCTGGTGCTGGGTAGCGTTGGCTGGATCGCGGCCAGCGTGCTGGGCAACGCTCAGTTTGGCAACATTGGCAAGCTGCTGGTATTGAGCGCAATGGCATCCATGGCGGAATTTTCTTACTGCGTGTACCGGCTGACTCCGAGCAGCGATATGCCAGCCGAATCTGAGGCTGACGCGGCCGCGGAAGTCGTCGAAGAATAGATGCCGTAGTTGATGCCGGACGACGGTCGCCGAATCATCGGGGAATTCCGACGATAGCAAGCTGGCAGCGAACGGTTCAACTCGTCACTTGGCCACGTCATCGATGGAGCACGTGATTCGGCCGGTGGCCCATGCGGAATCCAGCGTCTTGCCGTCGTACATGGCCTTCCCCATGAACACAGCCGCCAGGATGCAGGGCACAACAAGTATCGAAAGAGCCGGGACAGTGGCAAGTTTCTTCCAAAACGTGCCCGCCTGGCTGGCCCGAAACGTAACGCTCAACAGCGTCGAACACAGCCACAAAACACCCAGCGTCATGCAGAGCACGATGGCTCGATTTTGTTTTAATGCGGCGTGAACGTCGCCCAAAACCTGTTGTTCTACGGCTTCCGGAAATTCGACAAGAGCATACGTCTTACGCATGATCTTGTCGCCATCGACAGTCTTCAACTCTTGAATTTTCGTTGCCGTATTAACGATAAAGTCGGCGATCGCAGCATCGGAAACATCGATCGACACCAGCCGATCCCACTGACTCGCGCCGTGCCAGCGTCCCTGCGCGAGTTCGTCAACCCGTTGTTTCAGAGCGTCAACGATGGCAGGCCGAAGTGATTCAATTGCGGGAACGGACGCTTCCTGGAACGACGATTCGACAACCAGCCTTCCGATGCCAGGATTTGTTATCCATGGTGCTGTCGCGTCCTGTGAGGCATCGCTCGCGATTGCTGTGGCCGTGGCTGCGTCTGCCGAACCGTCACCTGGTGCTTTAGCCAGTTGAGCCATCGGTTGCTCTGACTGTTCACTGGCGTTGTTTTTCAAAAATGTGAGCGTGGCCGAAACGGCGGCGTGAATATTCTGTGGCGTCAGTGCTTCGCGAACAACAGAAGACGCGAGAGCCTGGCGCAGCACGGGCCGTGTGCCTGGCGAGGAAAGCGGGATCATCGCGTACGCCTGGCGCAGTTCCTGAGGCACGCTCTCGTTAAGCTTCGCGACCGCTGCAGCGCCTTCGGTCGAAAGCAGCCCCGCAATCACGTCGTCAGATAGCGGCAACCACATCACGTTTCCGTCGGTGGGAAGAGGCGGCCGAACCGCTAATTCTCCGGGATGATCATTCGGCTGAGGCGCGCGCGGCGGTTTTGGAATCGCAACCGTGCGAGCTGACTGGACGGTAGAAACAGTACTTTCAGAAGTCTGTATCGAAGTGTGAAATCTGACTTCAGAAGGTGTGTTCGCAGAGACCATCCGTGCCTTCGTAATATTTCCGTGTCGCCGAAAAGCCAGCAACGCGACGAAACACAAAGCAACACAGACGACTGCTGTGACTCCAATCGCATGCAGCAGTCTGCCACGCTGCACACTGGCTCGACGGCCAAAGAACAGTGAGGCGACCCAAACAACGCTGGCAATGCCCACAAGCAGCAGCAGCGGAATCAGGATGAACGCGAAAAGGATAGTCATATTTGTTCTCCAGCGCGATCGCCGGGTGATTAGGCGTTCTTCAGTGACGCGGCTTCACGACCCGCCAGTTGAGGTACGGATTCCTGTGCTCTGGCTGGCTTGGCCGGTGCCGGAGTAATCGTCGGTTCCAGCACTCGATTTTCAGCCGGCGTCCAACCGGAGGACAATTGCACAACCGCCGAAATCGCCAGAGCCCATGTGGCTCCCAAAGCGTCCGGGAAGGAGAATTCCTGCAGCATTCCAGTGATCACAACGCCTACCAGAAGCGTCATCAACGCACTGGAAACTCGAAAGCGTGACTTGCGAAAACTGTCCACCTGCCACCACCACCGACGAACGCCGAAAAGTGCCGCAAAGAACAGCATAAAGCACGCCATGGTCGGAGTCCCACTGCCATCTGATATAGTCAGCCGCCCCACATAAACGGGGTGGCCAGCTGTTGCTCCGTGAAACAGAGCGTCCTGGTCGATCAGAAGATATTGCGGAAGAACTGCCGCAATGAAACCGACTGCCAGACCTGCGCTGGCCAAAGTGAATCGACGCATCACACTGTCGCCCGCGCGACCTTCCCAAATCTTTGAAGGTAGAATCAAACTCCAGGCCGCAACCATTGTGATGGCGGCGAAATAAACCGCCTGCGAAATGTCTTTCAGCAGATTCGTCGTCAGGAAAACGGCCAGCGTCACCAACGCGGCTGCCGCCAATGAAACCGAGATGGACGTTGTGATGTCTGTCGCTCGGTGCCGCTTTGTGATCTTTCGCAGGGTCGCTGGTGTGTAGATTCGCGGCACCGGCGGACTGGAAACGACTGGCCTTCCGCGCTGTGGGTTCGCGTTCTCTTGCTGACGCGGTGCTGAAGCAGCCATCGCGGGCGCAGGTCGGCGTGGGGGCGGTTCGGGGCGATGCCGACCCACACCGCGCCCGGTTCGGCAGGCGCGTCTCGGTGACGCCGCGCTGACGAACACTTGAACGATTTGATAGCCCAGGTAAGCCACGCCGCCGATCATGCCGCCAACGGCGACAGGTCGCAACATGCCGGATTCGATAATCAGCAGCGCGGTTGCTCCGCCCAGAACCCACTGCAGCGGCGACGGTATCGCGTTCCAGAAGGCGGCGATAGCGGCCACACCCATCGCGGGTTCAGTCGAGGACGACGTGTCGATGTCGATAACCGTATCCGCGTCGCGATCAGCTCGCGCATGAACCGCTTCGGGCTGCGGCGGTGGCGACGCCGTTCCGACAAAGGATTGAGTCTTTTGAACGGGGGCACTCACGTCAGCACCTGCCACAGCGGTGCGGAACGCGTGCTCAAGAGCTTCCACGCTGTTGATTCGCTTGTCCGGGTCTTTTTCCAAAGCGTCCGCGATGACTTCCTGAACGCCCACTGGCAGCACCGACAGGTCTGGTTCCGCGGTCAAATGTTTCATTAAAATTTCGGCGGTCGTCTGCCCGTCGAACGGTACGGTGCCGGTCAGCATCTCGTACAGCATGATACCCAGAGCGTACACGTCGACTTCGCGACCGTAGCGACCTCGAGCGACTTCCGGAGCCATATAGTAGACGGTGCCGACGCTCTGAGTTTGAGCACTGCGGCGACTTTCGGAAATGTATTTCGACAGACCGACATCGCCGATCTTGACGATTCCCTGATCCTGAAACACATTCGCTGGTTTCAGGTCACGGTGCACGATGCCTCGGTCATGCAGAAAGCTAAGGCCCGCGGTCATGCCGCTTAGCCACTTTAGTACCTCCTGCACCGGCATACCGTTGGGATGGTCCTGCAGAGTTTCATACAGGCCACGACCGCTGACGTATTCCATGACGACCCAGTGGTCTTTGTCGGAATCTTCGCGGATGTCGAAAATGGTGACGAGGTTCTGGTGCTTCAGGTTCAGGCACTGCGACACACCTCGAATTTCCACCTCAAGGTTATTATTCAGCAGCTTCAAAGCCACTTCTTTACCTGCGTCGCTCAGCGCATAGTACACCTCACCAAACCCACCGCGGTGGATGGCACGCTTGATGGTATAGCCATCAAGGGGACGTGCTTCTGGTGCAAAGGTGAATTTCATAGTTCTGACCCGACTGAGTTTGTTACGCCATTTCTTCAACGCGGAATCGCAATTCTTCGCCCGTTACTACAGAACCATGTTTCAACGCCGCCGAATCGCTGACCGTCGTGCCGTCCACCGCCAGCACCGCCTTTGACCGGCAGCGGAGTTCGCCGTTCTGAAAGAACAGCACGACCATGTCCGGCCACTGGCTGCAATAGACGTGGTGGTCTCGCCGAGGCCCCAGCAGGCAGTGATCTGCCAGCAATATGATACCGTCGACACTGTGCGAAGGTCGATGGTCGCTTTCAAAATCGATCACCGCCGAAGAACTCAGCACACTGGGAATACGGAACCCCAGGCGAACTCGTTCGGCCAGACAAATTTGATCGCCGCTGCGAAGGTTTGTGCTGTCCGACACGGTTCGACCAGACACACTGGTGGGCTGATGAGCCTCCAGTTTCCAGTCTTCGCCGGCATGCCGCAACGTCGCATGGTGTCGCGAAACGTTGGCCAGCAGAGCAATGTCGGCGGATTGTTTTTCGAACGACGGAGCGCCAACGATAAACGACTGGCCGGCACATAATTGCCACGCGCCGACGCCGTCGATCCAAAGCATGTATTTGCTGCACTGGCTGGCCGCCACAGTAATGTTCTTTGCCGTATTCTTTGGGGATGGTACTTGTTTCGGCGGCACGGTCGTTTCGCGGAACCAACGGTGCCGCTTGTGCTGACTATCTTGTTGTGTCGCGCCAAAGTTCATTGTATCAGCTGTTCGATTGATTGGCAGGTCCCGGTTGAACATCGAAGAAGACACATTTCAAACGTGCGTTCGCCTGTTTAGGATCACATTTTCCTGCCGAATTACACAGAAAAGGCTCCGGACTCCCCGGTGGGAAGCCCGGAGCTCGTGTGCGTCCCGGTTCCGCTGCGAAGGCGCCTACAGTGAGTCTGACTGAGCGGCTTCTGCAACGTTTTCGTCAGCCGTGAGGCCGAAGTGCTGGTCGACTTCGCTGACGACGTCGGCATGCAGATCGACAGAGTCTTCTTCCACAGGAATGCGGCCCAGAACATTACCTTCGGTTTCCAGAATCGATTCCCGCACATCCAGAGCGTGATTCAAGTCTTTGATCATGCCTTCGACGCGAGACAGCTTGGTGTCGTCGACTTCGATGGCGTTAACCGCTTCTGAAGCCTGAATCGTTTTGAGTCGAGCTTCAAGCTGTGAAACATGTACTGCTAGTTCCTGTTTGCGGCCCAGCATGCTGTCCAGCTTTTTCTGGTTGGCTCGCAGCGTTTGCTTTTGAGCTGCCAGAATCTGGCGATCGCGAGCCAGGGCTTCTTCACCGTTTCGGAACGATTCAAACCGGTTGGCCAGATCGGCTTCCACTTCTCCGCGGCTGTAAGAAACATGCCGGTAGGTGAAGCTGTCCTTGCTGCTGCTCAGGTCCGCTCGCAGAGCCAAAATGGCATCTCGCTGGCTGGCCAGCTTGGTGTCCTTTTTAGCAATCTCGCGTTGCAGGTCCTTCACGTCTACGCTTTGTTCGGCGACGACCGTCATGTGCTGCCGAATTTCCGGCATCAGCTTGTCGATTTCATTGCGAATTCGATCCAGCTCGAATTCGGGCGTGATTTCCGACTTCACGGCTTCACGCACATTTCCACAGGCGGTTGTGACGTAGCTAAGAGCGTCTGTGCCCAAAACCATGCCCGCCAGCAGCATTGCTGCCAATGATCCGCCAATCGCTTTCTTTAACATCACTATTCTCCTCACGTTCAACTTGTCTTTTGTTGGGATACACACGGGAAGCAACATTTGGTTGCTCATGCCCGGTAATTCGCGGGAGCGACGGCATGATTGGCCGGATTCCAAAAGTTTTTGCTGAAATGCGAAGATGTTCCTAAGTGCTGCCGGCGCAACGCTTTTTGCACACGGCCAACTTTGGAGTTCGCCACCTCACCAGATTTCTTAGCAAGATTTTTTGAGCCACCTCGAATCTGCCGACGTTTCACAGGCAGGAAGGAGGAAAAAATGGACAGCAACGAACCCAAAACGATCCTGACAGACATCAACGGAGCGACGCCGGAAGAAACCAGCCCCGAATTGGCCAGCCCGGAAGCGGCTCGGACGGAAGATGTGGGGACAGAAGGCGTCTTAACTGAAGGCAACGAAACGAACTCATTCGATTCTGCGATCGCGCCGGTCGTACCTCAACCGCAGCGCGGGCGGCCCAT
This DNA window, taken from Fuerstiella marisgermanici, encodes the following:
- a CDS encoding cadherin repeat domain-containing protein is translated as MPTKSLLQCSASGASHACRPTGVAFALCAVLFCTPLAARAADDDSTGPATALLTGIEIETVTIDEDVPLGAVVLHEWRSAQGYTDFQIESGNEDAIFCIDPHTGRLLVASDGELDFEQRAEYIVVVSAREQSSKAIAFEDDFEASLLDAGLAPRQLERLRNRRRELHVVVMLRDVNEPPIVQNARFEIPESATNGDVIGQVLAADPDSDDSLHYSVKLGGFAEPAVTIDETTGRIVVADATQFDFEQVQNHSLTVQVRDSSGHVVSAAVEVAVKDVNEPPVLAPMDLHATVTSAGTSPVGAIVVHDDDGQNTLAFDLLDDPTNGGFSIDSRTGVMSVADASLLQAFDGSNCSLTVNVWDDACNCLTVTFDVQIDLPTPIPLPAQLADGDTDPSHAAEQHAETTPQISLLSTAQDVLSSLSIVTGLVWVFAVLVVRGQRHQPKLTNDCYPSTSIDKANDSASADVQEADELSESTTVAGVLQACDPNEVVVCESEFALEDSTLSGPDRDDASSNTGEPDAGAFVASAPGKNTVADRGTRNEKSIASPVSKTEQTSGSAYRDNAPTIAPDPTSDWLATMPSTESSDFPASMSQTVVADRKVAADNDATAELNDSTLLELLEASRIYAENEPAAEPSSTYVEDSFDAASNTVEAADMDRPTDATPAADSEFPYAELSDTLKQLVRPEAMQKVPTEFDVGSEDPSPDYQSSAATETTFEDVSEHSTAFEAVPHETPASEYEVESGDSIEDCDRAVREHLAALFRRVNGDDDADSAAGSSVSEGASSPAAAAAASPDNRAHATSGDEPAPLIDGINEESRRVPRELLRNNTALFRELSKRSADAAISTASHRRSQLATKPRLVFMGLLVLGSVGWIAASVLGNAQFGNIGKLLVLSAMASMAEFSYCVYRLTPSSDMPAESEADAAAEVVEE
- a CDS encoding serine/threonine-protein kinase, with the translated sequence MKFTFAPEARPLDGYTIKRAIHRGGFGEVYYALSDAGKEVALKLLNNNLEVEIRGVSQCLNLKHQNLVTIFDIREDSDKDHWVVMEYVSGRGLYETLQDHPNGMPVQEVLKWLSGMTAGLSFLHDRGIVHRDLKPANVFQDQGIVKIGDVGLSKYISESRRSAQTQSVGTVYYMAPEVARGRYGREVDVYALGIMLYEMLTGTVPFDGQTTAEILMKHLTAEPDLSVLPVGVQEVIADALEKDPDKRINSVEALEHAFRTAVAGADVSAPVQKTQSFVGTASPPPQPEAVHARADRDADTVIDIDTSSSTEPAMGVAAIAAFWNAIPSPLQWVLGGATALLIIESGMLRPVAVGGMIGGVAYLGYQIVQVFVSAASPRRACRTGRGVGRHRPEPPPRRPAPAMAASAPRQQENANPQRGRPVVSSPPVPRIYTPATLRKITKRHRATDITTSISVSLAAAALVTLAVFLTTNLLKDISQAVYFAAITMVAAWSLILPSKIWEGRAGDSVMRRFTLASAGLAVGFIAAVLPQYLLIDQDALFHGATAGHPVYVGRLTISDGSGTPTMACFMLFFAALFGVRRWWWQVDSFRKSRFRVSSALMTLLVGVVITGMLQEFSFPDALGATWALAISAVVQLSSGWTPAENRVLEPTITPAPAKPARAQESVPQLAGREAASLKNA
- a CDS encoding FHA domain-containing protein yields the protein MNFGATQQDSQHKRHRWFRETTVPPKQVPSPKNTAKNITVAASQCSKYMLWIDGVGAWQLCAGQSFIVGAPSFEKQSADIALLANVSRHHATLRHAGEDWKLEAHQPTSVSGRTVSDSTNLRSGDQICLAERVRLGFRIPSVLSSSAVIDFESDHRPSHSVDGIILLADHCLLGPRRDHHVYCSQWPDMVVLFFQNGELRCRSKAVLAVDGTTVSDSAALKHGSVVTGEELRFRVEEMA